The Xanthomonas indica genome has a segment encoding these proteins:
- the hslU gene encoding ATP-dependent protease ATPase subunit HslU translates to MTDTHSTMTPREIVQELDRHIVGQHEAKRAVAIALRNRWRRMQLPDALRNEVMPKNILMIGPTGVGKTEIARRLATLANAPFVKVEATRFTEVGYVGKDVEQIVRDLADTAVKLYREQAKTRVRTQAEERAEDRILDALLPRRSAGIGFDPEAARNEPSAQESDTRSKFRRMLRAGELDEREIELDVAVNVSMDIMTPPGMEEMGQQLRQMFSNLGGGKSQSRKLTIKAARPLLIEEEAGKLVNEDDVRAAAIEACEQHGIVFIDEIDKVAKRSEAGATGGDVSREGVQRDLLPLVEGSNVSTKYGTVKTDHILFIASGAFHLAKPSDLIPELQGRFPIRVELSALSKDDFIRILTEPKAALTKQYEALLLTEGVSLRFTDDAIARLAEIAFLVNERQENIGARRLHTVLERLLDTLSYEAPDRDGQSVTVDAAYVDAHLGELVQDPDLSRYIL, encoded by the coding sequence ATGACCGATACCCATAGCACCATGACCCCGCGCGAGATCGTGCAGGAGCTGGACCGCCACATCGTCGGCCAGCACGAGGCCAAGCGCGCGGTGGCGATCGCGCTGCGCAACCGCTGGCGGCGCATGCAGTTGCCCGACGCGCTGCGCAACGAAGTGATGCCGAAGAACATCCTGATGATCGGCCCCACCGGCGTCGGCAAGACCGAGATCGCGCGGCGCCTGGCGACGCTGGCCAATGCGCCCTTCGTCAAGGTCGAGGCGACCCGCTTCACCGAGGTCGGCTATGTCGGCAAGGACGTGGAGCAGATCGTGCGCGACCTGGCCGACACCGCGGTCAAGCTGTACCGCGAGCAGGCCAAGACCCGCGTGCGCACCCAGGCCGAGGAGCGTGCCGAGGACCGCATCCTCGATGCGCTGCTGCCGCGGCGCAGCGCCGGCATCGGCTTCGATCCGGAGGCCGCGCGCAACGAGCCGTCGGCGCAGGAAAGCGACACCCGCAGCAAGTTCCGGCGCATGCTGCGCGCCGGCGAGCTGGACGAGCGCGAGATCGAGCTGGACGTGGCGGTCAACGTCAGCATGGACATCATGACCCCGCCGGGCATGGAGGAAATGGGCCAGCAGCTGCGGCAGATGTTCTCCAACCTGGGCGGCGGCAAGTCGCAGTCGCGCAAGCTGACCATCAAGGCGGCGCGGCCGCTGCTGATCGAGGAAGAGGCTGGCAAGCTGGTCAACGAGGACGACGTGCGCGCCGCGGCGATCGAGGCCTGCGAGCAGCACGGCATCGTGTTCATCGACGAGATCGACAAGGTGGCCAAGCGCAGCGAGGCTGGCGCCACCGGCGGCGACGTCTCCCGCGAGGGCGTGCAGCGCGATCTGCTGCCGCTGGTGGAAGGCTCCAACGTCAGCACCAAGTACGGCACGGTCAAGACCGACCACATCCTGTTCATCGCCTCCGGCGCGTTCCACCTGGCCAAGCCCAGCGACCTGATCCCGGAACTGCAGGGCCGCTTCCCGATCCGGGTGGAACTGTCGGCGCTGTCGAAGGACGACTTCATCCGCATCCTCACCGAGCCGAAGGCGGCGCTGACCAAGCAGTACGAAGCACTGTTGCTGACCGAGGGCGTAAGCCTGCGCTTCACCGACGACGCCATCGCGCGCCTGGCGGAGATCGCGTTCCTGGTCAACGAGCGCCAGGAGAACATCGGTGCGCGGCGCCTGCACACCGTGCTCGAGCGCCTGCTCGACACGCTGAGCTACGAAGCCCCGGACCGCGACGGGCAGAGCGTGACCGTCGACGCGGCCTACGTCGATGCGCACCTGGGCGAACTGGTGCAGGATCCGGACCTGAGCCGGTACATCCTGTAA
- a CDS encoding nucleoside deaminase, with amino-acid sequence MLTTPDYRALLDTAIAEARQGLAEGGIPIGAALYHRDGRLLGCGHNRRVQEGDPSVHGETDAFRKAGRQRRYKDTIMVTTLAPCWYCSGLVRQFNIGTVVVGESVTFQGGIDWLRESGVEVIDLHSQECIDLLGGFIAAHPDVWNEDIGED; translated from the coding sequence ATGCTGACCACGCCCGACTACCGCGCCCTGCTCGACACCGCCATCGCCGAAGCCCGCCAGGGCCTGGCCGAGGGCGGCATCCCGATCGGCGCCGCCCTGTACCACCGCGACGGCCGCCTGCTCGGCTGCGGCCACAACCGCCGCGTGCAGGAGGGCGACCCGTCCGTACACGGCGAGACCGACGCCTTCCGCAAGGCCGGACGCCAGCGCCGCTACAAGGACACCATCATGGTCACCACCCTGGCGCCGTGCTGGTACTGCAGCGGCTTGGTGCGGCAGTTCAACATCGGCACGGTGGTGGTCGGCGAATCGGTGACCTTCCAAGGCGGCATCGACTGGCTGCGCGAGAGCGGCGTGGAGGTCATCGACCTGCACAGCCAGGAGTGCATCGACCTGCTCGGCGGCTTCATCGCCGCCCACCCGGACGTGTGGAACGAGGATATCGGCGAGGACTGA
- a CDS encoding heparan-alpha-glucosaminide N-acetyltransferase domain-containing protein codes for MPSAALASPASLAVPATPAARLASIDLLRGTVMLLMLLDHVRETFYLHHPVGDPMEVEGTAPALFVARTLAHLCAPVFVFLTGLSAWLYAARQADGRAAAASFLLKRGLFLIVLELTLVNLAWSGAFPPQALYLQVIWAIGLSMLALAALLWLPRPALALLGAALVAGHHLLDEVQIQGDGPLAAVWAVLHDRRWLELGDLRLRTSYPVLPWIGVIALGYAAGPWYGAATDPAQRQQRLLACGLGALAGFHLLRWHNGYGDAPWQVQDDLAHTAMSFFNVTKYPPSLQFLLLTLGVGLLLLRLYEHPTVARALAPLAAIGAAPMFFYLLHLYVLKLAYLAAVALWGTNQGDLFGVDSVAALWAIAALLGLALYWPTAAFARLKARRRDLAWLRYF; via the coding sequence ATGCCGTCCGCCGCCCTCGCCTCGCCTGCCTCCCTCGCCGTCCCCGCAACGCCCGCCGCGCGGCTGGCCTCGATCGATCTGCTGCGCGGCACGGTGATGCTGCTGATGCTGCTGGACCACGTGCGCGAGACCTTCTACCTGCATCACCCGGTCGGCGATCCGATGGAGGTGGAGGGCACGGCGCCGGCGCTGTTCGTCGCGCGCACCCTGGCGCACCTGTGCGCGCCGGTCTTCGTGTTCCTCACCGGCCTGTCGGCCTGGCTGTACGCGGCGCGGCAGGCCGACGGCCGCGCGGCGGCCGCCAGCTTCCTGCTCAAGCGCGGCCTGTTCCTGATCGTGCTGGAGCTGACCCTGGTCAACCTGGCCTGGAGCGGCGCCTTTCCGCCGCAGGCGCTGTACCTGCAGGTGATCTGGGCGATCGGCCTGAGCATGCTCGCGCTGGCCGCGCTGCTGTGGCTGCCGCGACCGGCGCTGGCGCTGCTGGGCGCGGCGCTGGTCGCCGGTCACCACCTGCTGGACGAGGTGCAGATCCAGGGCGACGGCCCGCTGGCCGCCGTCTGGGCCGTGCTGCACGACCGGCGCTGGCTGGAGCTGGGCGACCTGCGCCTGCGTACCTCGTATCCGGTGCTGCCGTGGATCGGGGTGATCGCGCTCGGCTACGCCGCCGGCCCCTGGTACGGCGCCGCCACCGACCCGGCGCAACGCCAGCAGCGCCTGCTGGCCTGCGGACTCGGCGCACTGGCCGGGTTCCACCTGCTGCGCTGGCACAACGGCTACGGCGATGCGCCCTGGCAGGTGCAGGACGACCTCGCGCATACCGCGATGAGCTTCTTCAACGTCACCAAGTACCCCCCGTCGCTGCAGTTCCTGCTGCTGACCCTGGGCGTGGGCCTGCTGTTGCTGCGCCTGTACGAACACCCCACCGTGGCCCGCGCCCTGGCGCCGCTGGCGGCGATCGGCGCAGCGCCGATGTTCTTCTACCTGCTGCACCTGTACGTGCTGAAGCTCGCCTACCTGGCCGCGGTGGCGCTGTGGGGCACCAACCAGGGCGATCTGTTCGGCGTGGACAGCGTGGCCGCGCTGTGGGCGATCGCCGCCTTGCTGGGCCTGGCCCTGTACTGGCCCACCGCCGCGTTCGCGCGGCTGAAGGCGCGCCGCCGCGACCTGGCCTGGCTGCGCTACTTCTAG
- a CDS encoding DUF2252 family protein translates to MSTRLPPLLLIGLTLAACAGCATAASKRDAWVVQQIHDYNHPYAAQQTELDTKMATMATSAYAFYRGTDHIFYQDMKTLPGSLWTSPQTGYTWLGGDTHLGNFDAARDSSGKAVFKVADFDEGHLGQYVWDLRRLAASMVLAGRDNGLSDSDIGDAIDTMVGAYLDKIADFRGSDAEASFQLSKRNTSGAVAKIIDSADGKSRSSLLSKYTVVNSGKRQFQDLDNLVAVDANTASAVAAAMNGYLGSIAASKRHPSSYYTIKDVHQKLGSGTGSLGRLRLYVLIEGPSASTSDDVILEWKQEAASVVAVAAPSQMPASSYDNNEGARVARTAKAQTIDADVLVGYASVNGTPFYVHEKSPFQQDLDPTALDSAGKLATAATYLGQALASAHALADQDYDPNVVPYSIDKQIDQAVTSKSGLTSELRQFAFDYAAQVQLDWQSFVAAYKAGTPLY, encoded by the coding sequence ATGTCCACCCGCCTGCCGCCGCTGCTGCTGATCGGTCTGACCCTTGCCGCATGCGCCGGATGCGCGACGGCGGCGAGCAAGCGCGACGCCTGGGTGGTGCAGCAGATCCACGACTACAACCATCCCTACGCCGCACAGCAGACCGAGCTGGACACCAAGATGGCGACCATGGCCACCAGCGCCTACGCCTTCTACCGCGGCACCGACCACATCTTCTACCAGGACATGAAGACCCTGCCGGGCTCGCTGTGGACCTCGCCGCAGACCGGCTACACCTGGCTCGGCGGCGACACCCACCTCGGCAACTTCGATGCGGCGCGCGACAGCAGCGGCAAGGCGGTGTTCAAGGTCGCCGACTTCGACGAGGGTCACCTCGGCCAGTACGTGTGGGACCTGCGCCGGCTGGCCGCGAGCATGGTCCTGGCCGGCCGCGACAACGGTCTGTCCGACAGCGACATCGGCGACGCCATCGACACCATGGTCGGCGCCTACCTGGACAAGATCGCCGATTTCCGCGGCAGCGACGCCGAAGCGAGCTTCCAGCTGAGCAAGCGCAACACCAGCGGTGCGGTGGCCAAGATCATCGACAGCGCCGACGGCAAGAGTCGCAGCAGCCTGCTGTCCAAGTACACCGTGGTCAACAGCGGCAAGCGTCAGTTCCAGGACCTGGACAACCTGGTCGCGGTGGACGCCAACACCGCCTCGGCGGTGGCCGCGGCGATGAACGGCTACCTCGGCTCGATCGCCGCGTCCAAGCGCCATCCGTCCAGCTACTACACCATCAAGGACGTGCACCAGAAGCTGGGCTCGGGCACCGGCAGCCTCGGCCGCCTGCGCCTGTATGTGCTGATCGAAGGCCCGAGCGCATCGACCAGCGACGACGTGATCCTGGAATGGAAGCAGGAAGCGGCCAGCGTGGTGGCGGTAGCGGCGCCGTCGCAGATGCCGGCCTCCAGCTACGACAACAACGAGGGCGCGCGGGTCGCGCGCACCGCCAAGGCGCAGACCATCGACGCCGACGTGCTGGTCGGCTACGCCAGCGTCAACGGCACCCCGTTCTACGTGCACGAGAAGTCGCCGTTCCAGCAGGACCTGGACCCGACCGCGCTGGACAGCGCCGGCAAGCTCGCCACCGCCGCGACCTACCTGGGCCAGGCCCTGGCCTCGGCGCACGCACTGGCCGACCAGGACTACGACCCGAACGTGGTGCCCTACAGCATCGACAAGCAGATCGATCAGGCGGTCACCAGCAAGAGCGGCCTGACATCGGAACTGCGCCAGTTCGCGTTCGACTACGCGGCGCAGGTGCAACTGGACTGGCAGTCGTTCGTGGCCGCGTACAAGGCGGGTACGCCGCTGTATTGA